A stretch of the bacterium genome encodes the following:
- a CDS encoding metal-sulfur cluster assembly factor, with protein MISKEDVVNQLKTVNDPELGINIVDLGLVYEVRTKNNNVFVLLTLTFPGCPFGTIVNEEVNKALSALKKVGKISLKITFDPPWDLTKVSPEAAAEIGI; from the coding sequence ATGATCAGTAAAGAAGATGTGGTGAACCAGCTAAAAACTGTCAATGACCCGGAGCTCGGAATTAACATTGTTGATCTCGGTTTGGTTTATGAGGTAAGAACCAAAAACAATAATGTTTTTGTTCTCTTGACGCTAACTTTTCCAGGTTGTCCTTTTGGAACAATAGTCAACGAAGAAGTAAACAAAGCTCTTTCCGCATTAAAGAAGGTGGGGAAAATAAGTTTAAAAATCACTTTTGATCCGCCTTGGGATCTTACTAAAGTCAGTCCGGAGGCGGCCGCCGAAATAGGTATTTGA
- a CDS encoding CvpA family protein: MINLVDIFVLGVLIFFAWQGFHTGLLGGVLNLLTTGLAFLLALLLYPYLGSFLSQRFDIAENFTLIVSFFFILVFSEITFGFLATLIYKHLVSPLHKRFRSLLKIDKILGIIPSLFVGAILASLFLLLPLLLPVTPGLRSNIADSFWGEKVLSPLVTNQRKFEKFLNRLPYQNLIYLLTPSPESQETVKLSIPAKTNFKVDSESEKRMFSLVNKERKARGLKELLFDSALREVARDHCLDMFKRSYFSHYTPEGKSPFDRMKEAGITYLVAGENLAYAASVEVAHQGLMNSQGHRENILRGEFGHLGVGVIDGGLSGKIFCQEFKD; the protein is encoded by the coding sequence ATGATCAACTTAGTTGATATTTTTGTCTTGGGTGTTTTAATATTTTTTGCTTGGCAAGGTTTTCACACTGGCCTTCTCGGAGGAGTGCTCAACCTTTTGACTACTGGACTAGCTTTCTTGCTAGCACTTTTGCTCTACCCGTATTTGGGTAGTTTTCTTTCTCAAAGGTTCGATATTGCTGAGAACTTTACTTTGATAGTGAGTTTCTTCTTTATTTTAGTTTTTAGTGAGATTACCTTTGGTTTTTTGGCTACTTTGATTTACAAACACTTAGTTAGCCCACTGCACAAACGTTTTCGATCCTTATTAAAAATCGATAAAATTCTTGGCATCATACCCTCTTTGTTTGTCGGAGCCATCCTAGCAAGCCTTTTTTTGCTCCTTCCACTTTTACTGCCGGTGACTCCAGGCTTGAGGAGCAATATTGCAGATTCGTTTTGGGGCGAAAAAGTTTTGTCACCTTTGGTTACCAACCAGCGAAAATTCGAAAAGTTTCTCAATCGTCTCCCTTACCAAAACTTGATTTATTTATTGACTCCAAGTCCAGAATCACAAGAAACAGTCAAACTCTCAATTCCAGCCAAGACTAACTTTAAAGTTGATAGTGAATCTGAAAAAAGGATGTTTTCTTTAGTAAATAAAGAGCGTAAAGCCAGAGGGTTAAAAGAACTACTTTTTGATAGTGCGTTGCGAGAGGTCGCTCGCGACCACTGCCTCGATATGTTTAAGCGTAGCTATTTCTCCCATTACACCCCGGAAGGCAAATCTCCTTTTGACCGGATGAAAGAGGCGGGAATCACTTATTTGGTAGCGGGAGAAAACCTCGCCTATGCCGCCTCTGTTGAAGTAGCTCATCAAGGTTTGATGAATTCGCAGGGCCACCGGGAAAATATTTTGCGGGGCGAGTTTGGTCATCTTGGAGTCGGGGTAATTGACGGCGGACTCTCCGGGAAAATATTTTGCCAAGAGTTCAAAGACTGA
- a CDS encoding helix-turn-helix domain-containing protein, protein MVKALLPETKVEGWLDTNEAAALLGVHPQTVRVLVRKGKLEATHLNSSRLVFEEAKVEKFKGGYKPRKPERRVLR, encoded by the coding sequence ATGGTTAAGGCACTACTACCCGAGACTAAGGTTGAGGGTTGGCTCGACACCAACGAGGCGGCGGCTCTGCTTGGTGTTCACCCGCAAACAGTACGAGTGTTGGTGCGCAAGGGTAAGCTAGAAGCCACTCACTTGAACAGCTCTCGACTTGTTTTTGAGGAAGCTAAAGTCGAGAAGTTCAAAGGCGGTTACAAACCAAGGAAACCAGAGAGGAGGGTTTTAAGGTGA
- a CDS encoding helix-turn-helix domain-containing protein: MTKKNLADYLTVKQVAEELSVQRRTVLRQIKAGNLKAFWFGRGFLVEKKELERFRKTYKGRVGHPRVEVEGLGAWLDKLS, from the coding sequence GTGACTAAGAAAAACTTAGCCGACTACCTTACGGTTAAGCAGGTGGCTGAGGAGCTAAGTGTTCAACGACGAACAGTACTAAGACAGATCAAAGCCGGCAATCTCAAGGCCTTTTGGTTTGGAAGAGGTTTTCTGGTCGAGAAAAAGGAGCTGGAGCGTTTTAGGAAGACCTACAAAGGGAGAGTCGGGCATCCGCGAGTTGAGGTAGAGGGGCTAGGGGCTTGGCTTGATAAATTGAGCTGA
- a CDS encoding tyrosine-type recombinase/integrase, with the protein MTKLHEAHAKFVDHLKSQGRSSATVLAYGKDIEQLVNFLASLKKAEIEGIDTKDLRAFMAKLSKEGYTPKSISRKTNSTKTFFRFLKVTDVLTDDPASLLEHPKFEMKPPRILSKMEYRALRDAARADIRISAIIEVLLQTGIRIGELAKLKMDDLHFSENSKIGEIHVPAGESYPERTVPLNKAAEVSLKKYLEIRPNTKDETLFVTKTGRPLLVRNIRTAIDRYFKLAGIKDAKVNDLRHTFVAHHLMAGTSLVLVSKLAGHKRLATTEKYLNLIQGRLEEPIKLDEL; encoded by the coding sequence ATGACAAAACTCCACGAAGCCCATGCCAAATTTGTTGACCATTTAAAGAGTCAAGGTCGCAGCAGTGCGACTGTTTTGGCCTATGGGAAAGATATTGAACAGCTGGTAAATTTTCTTGCTAGCTTAAAAAAAGCTGAAATTGAAGGTATTGATACCAAAGATCTGCGCGCTTTCATGGCCAAACTTTCCAAGGAAGGCTACACTCCAAAAAGTATTTCTCGAAAAACCAACTCAACCAAGACTTTCTTCCGTTTTCTCAAAGTCACCGATGTTTTGACCGATGACCCCGCTTCCCTACTTGAACACCCCAAATTTGAAATGAAACCACCGAGAATTCTTTCCAAAATGGAGTACCGCGCGCTGCGAGACGCGGCTCGGGCTGATATTCGTATCAGTGCCATCATTGAGGTTCTCTTGCAAACTGGAATTCGAATTGGGGAGCTCGCGAAACTAAAGATGGACGATCTGCACTTTTCTGAAAACTCAAAGATAGGGGAAATTCACGTTCCGGCGGGAGAAAGTTACCCAGAAAGGACTGTCCCTTTGAACAAAGCTGCTGAAGTTTCTCTAAAAAAGTATTTGGAAATTCGACCCAATACCAAAGATGAAACTTTGTTTGTTACCAAAACCGGTCGCCCCTTACTTGTGCGCAATATTCGAACTGCAATCGACCGCTACTTCAAACTTGCTGGCATTAAAGACGCTAAAGTGAATGATCTGCGCCACACTTTTGTCGCCCATCACCTCATGGCTGGCACTTCTCTGGTTCTCGTCAGCAAGCTCGCTGGCCACAAAAGATTAGCAACTACCGAGAAATATTTGAATTTAATTCAAGGAAGACTCGAAGAACCGATCAAACTTGACGAACTCTAA
- a CDS encoding septum formation initiator family protein: MKKTAQLIFVLVLLLTSFSLLRSVVASYQKMGSLNSTQKQINALRDEKERLKAEKEYRQTPFYIEKTARDSLGLGKNGETVLVLTQPATSSALTKSKIPQSNLEAWFDLFFN; this comes from the coding sequence GTGAAGAAAACTGCCCAACTCATTTTTGTGCTCGTGCTTCTTCTTACCAGCTTTTCCCTGCTTCGCAGTGTCGTTGCTTCCTATCAAAAAATGGGAAGTTTGAACTCAACTCAGAAACAAATAAACGCCTTGCGGGACGAAAAGGAGAGACTAAAGGCAGAGAAAGAGTATCGGCAAACACCCTTTTATATTGAAAAAACAGCTCGGGATAGTCTCGGTCTAGGAAAAAACGGGGAAACTGTTTTGGTTTTGACACAACCGGCAACAAGTTCTGCCTTGACGAAAAGTAAAATACCTCAGTCCAACTTGGAGGCTTGGTTCGATCTTTTCTTCAACTAA
- the metG gene encoding methionine--tRNA ligase subunit beta: MSEISFEEFQKLDLKVGKVISAEPIEGSSKLLKLKVDFGLENRQILSGIAEFYKPEELINKNFVFITNLESRKMMGLQSQGMILCADVAGRAVCLSPVDNVPAGTPIH; encoded by the coding sequence ATGAGTGAAATTTCTTTTGAAGAATTTCAAAAACTAGATTTAAAAGTTGGCAAAGTCATTTCCGCCGAACCAATTGAAGGTTCAAGTAAGCTGCTTAAGCTCAAAGTAGATTTTGGCCTTGAAAACAGACAAATCCTTTCGGGGATTGCGGAGTTTTACAAACCAGAAGAACTGATCAACAAAAATTTTGTTTTCATCACCAATCTTGAGTCTCGCAAGATGATGGGTCTGCAAAGCCAGGGGATGATTCTTTGCGCTGATGTCGCTGGAAGAGCAGTTTGTTTATCCCCGGTGGATAATGTCCCTGCTGGGACTCCGATTCACTAG
- the trpS gene encoding tryptophan--tRNA ligase, producing MKRILTGDRPTGKLHLGHYVGSLKNRLALQDEYEVFLLVADLHSLTTKTDTTELKENIKNLILDQLAIGIDPNKVTFCLQSAIPEDTELASIFSMLVTKNRLERIPTLKDVLRDLKIENPTLGLLSYPVLMSADILMIRANVVPVGKDQASHVEITREIAERFNSTYGKVFPVPEALIPEGLGTLPGIDGKAKMSKSLGNAIYLSDSAEEVKKKVNSMYTDPKRIKPTDPGTVEGNPVFIYHDAFNSNKEEVNALKERYREGKVGDVEVKEKLAQALNDFLAPIRDRRAEFEKEPEVIDEILKSGTEKARKEASETLKLVKEAMSLPNF from the coding sequence ATGAAAAGAATTTTGACAGGTGACCGCCCCACTGGAAAACTACATCTAGGCCACTACGTGGGCTCTCTAAAAAACCGTTTAGCACTTCAGGACGAATACGAAGTGTTTCTTCTTGTAGCGGATTTACATTCTCTGACTACAAAAACCGATACCACTGAACTTAAAGAAAATATTAAAAACTTAATTCTTGACCAACTCGCAATCGGAATTGACCCAAACAAGGTTACCTTTTGTTTGCAAAGTGCGATTCCTGAGGACACAGAGCTTGCAAGTATTTTTTCAATGTTAGTGACAAAAAATCGACTGGAAAGAATTCCAACCTTGAAAGATGTTCTTCGTGATTTAAAAATTGAAAACCCTACACTTGGACTTCTTTCCTACCCAGTGCTTATGAGTGCAGATATTTTAATGATAAGAGCGAATGTTGTTCCAGTAGGCAAGGATCAGGCTAGCCACGTGGAAATAACCCGGGAAATTGCCGAGAGGTTCAACTCTACTTACGGAAAGGTTTTTCCAGTTCCTGAAGCTTTGATTCCAGAAGGGCTTGGAACTTTACCGGGAATTGATGGAAAAGCAAAAATGAGCAAATCTTTGGGCAACGCGATTTACCTTTCTGACTCTGCTGAAGAAGTAAAAAAGAAGGTTAACTCAATGTATACAGACCCCAAACGTATCAAGCCTACCGATCCCGGAACAGTCGAAGGCAATCCGGTCTTTATTTATCACGATGCCTTCAACTCCAACAAAGAAGAAGTAAACGCTCTAAAAGAGCGCTACCGAGAGGGAAAAGTAGGGGACGTTGAAGTCAAAGAAAAACTGGCTCAAGCTTTGAACGATTTTCTTGCTCCTATTCGAGACAGACGAGCTGAGTTTGAAAAAGAACCTGAAGTGATTGATGAGATCCTTAAATCGGGAACCGAAAAAGCGAGAAAAGAAGCTTCAGAAACCTTAAAACTAGTCAAAGAAGCAATGTCTTTACCCAATTTTTAG
- the ftsH gene encoding ATP-dependent zinc metalloprotease FtsH produces the protein MLDEIKNKKPKPNSSWKNLGVYFLIILVGSLIIYGFFQPKDTGAQKDLSEVIKLIKDDKEKKVTIDGDNITLELKDGSKVQTRKERDQSFIQTLAAAGIKPQDVPFNVKDNSASDTILSLLSLFLPVILIGAFFFFIMRQARAQGDSLLSFSRSRAKTFNRDKPGVKFADVAGVDEAKQELQEVVEFLKTPEKFRALGAKIPKGVLLIGPAGVGKTLLARAVAGEAGVPFFSIAGSEFMEMLVGVGASRVRDLFETAKKDAPAIVFIDEVDSIGRQRGLGIGGGHDEREQTLNQILVEMDGFEPNVNVIVMAATNRPDMLDPALVRPGRFDRRVALDLPDIKGRKAIVDIYAKGKPMAKEVDRERIARRTVGFSGADLENMLNEAAILAARENKREVDNKILEEAATKVQLGPQRRRMTSDEEKRITAYHEGGHAVVTKLLPHMDPVHRISIVARGATGGHTMIPPAIDRYNETRTRLLETITSLLGGRAAEDIEFNDFTVGASSDIERATEIARQMVTKFGMSDLGPMTMGTQGENPWIAREVGEGKALSEELAAKVDDRVKKIMDEQFVIAKRLLKENKEKLDLVAKELIKKETLEGDEFEELMTRGEALHQVRDNITNTN, from the coding sequence ATGTTGGATGAAATAAAAAACAAAAAACCAAAGCCGAATAGTTCCTGGAAAAACTTGGGAGTCTATTTTCTCATTATCTTGGTGGGAAGTCTGATCATCTACGGGTTCTTTCAACCCAAAGATACAGGAGCGCAAAAAGATCTTTCCGAAGTGATTAAATTGATCAAAGATGACAAAGAGAAGAAAGTCACCATTGATGGTGACAATATTACCCTTGAGCTCAAGGATGGAAGCAAAGTCCAGACCAGAAAAGAAAGGGATCAAAGTTTCATTCAGACGCTGGCTGCGGCTGGGATCAAGCCCCAGGACGTTCCCTTCAATGTCAAAGACAACTCAGCTTCAGACACAATCCTCAGTCTTCTAAGTTTATTTTTGCCAGTCATCCTCATCGGAGCTTTCTTTTTCTTTATCATGAGACAAGCTCGAGCTCAGGGAGACAGTTTGCTGTCTTTTTCTAGATCCAGGGCCAAAACCTTCAATCGCGACAAACCAGGGGTGAAGTTTGCTGACGTGGCTGGGGTTGATGAAGCCAAGCAAGAACTACAAGAAGTGGTTGAGTTTCTCAAGACTCCGGAGAAATTCCGTGCTTTAGGAGCCAAAATTCCCAAAGGGGTGCTCCTTATTGGCCCAGCTGGGGTAGGGAAAACCTTGCTTGCCCGAGCAGTAGCTGGAGAAGCTGGGGTGCCATTCTTTTCAATTGCGGGTAGTGAATTTATGGAAATGCTTGTCGGAGTTGGGGCCAGCCGAGTACGTGACCTTTTTGAAACGGCCAAAAAAGACGCCCCAGCGATTGTCTTTATTGACGAAGTTGACTCGATTGGTCGGCAGCGTGGTTTGGGTATCGGTGGCGGCCATGATGAGCGTGAACAAACCTTAAACCAAATTCTCGTTGAAATGGATGGTTTTGAACCCAATGTCAATGTAATTGTCATGGCCGCCACTAACCGGCCGGACATGCTTGACCCGGCACTGGTGCGACCAGGCCGTTTCGACCGAAGAGTCGCTCTTGATTTACCAGATATCAAAGGCCGAAAAGCGATTGTTGATATTTATGCTAAAGGAAAACCAATGGCCAAAGAAGTCGATAGAGAAAGAATTGCTCGCCGTACCGTTGGTTTTTCCGGGGCAGACCTTGAAAATATGCTAAATGAAGCTGCGATTTTAGCGGCTCGTGAAAACAAGCGAGAAGTTGACAACAAAATTTTGGAAGAAGCAGCCACCAAAGTTCAGCTTGGTCCCCAGCGTCGTCGTATGACTAGTGATGAAGAAAAAAGGATCACTGCTTATCATGAAGGGGGGCACGCCGTGGTGACGAAACTTCTTCCCCACATGGACCCGGTCCACCGAATTTCGATCGTTGCACGTGGGGCAACGGGAGGGCACACGATGATTCCACCAGCAATTGATCGCTACAACGAAACCAGAACTCGGCTTTTGGAAACGATTACCTCCTTACTTGGAGGCCGCGCGGCGGAAGATATTGAGTTTAACGACTTCACTGTTGGAGCTTCTTCAGACATTGAAAGGGCGACGGAAATTGCTCGCCAAATGGTGACCAAATTTGGTATGAGTGACCTCGGACCAATGACTATGGGGACTCAGGGGGAAAACCCTTGGATTGCCCGTGAAGTTGGCGAAGGCAAGGCTTTGTCTGAAGAGCTGGCGGCCAAGGTTGACGATCGGGTCAAAAAGATTATGGACGAGCAGTTTGTGATAGCTAAAAGATTGCTTAAAGAAAATAAGGAAAAACTTGATCTTGTTGCGAAAGAATTGATCAAAAAGGAGACGCTTGAAGGTGATGAGTTTGAAGAGCTAATGACCCGCGGGGAGGCTCTTCACCAGGTGCGGGACAACATCACCAATACCAATTAA
- a CDS encoding DNA polymerase I, which yields MSKLVLVDGHALFHRAFHAMPPLTTSKGELVNAVYGFTVMLLKVLEDIKPEYAAVAFDTKAPTFRHTQFTGYKAHRIAAPSEMHEQLPRVKEVVSRLNIPIFVLEGYEADDIIGTLASQAVDQEVFIVTGDRDALQLVNTHVKTYMPGKSLSDIIIHDGRSFEQKYGFKPKQLIDFKALVGDASDNIPGVAGIGEVSATKLIAEFGSVEEIYKNLEKIPEKTSKKLAEGAESAVMSKQLATIDTAVPIRLDLNKCLLHDYDKASAVELFEDLEFTSLIKRLPGIGKVTLKPKNHEDQGELFNNEESVEPVKKTETQLDAVLREMEEYGVLIDKSYLDKLSSDINAAIAKLEKGIYSSVGHEFNLNSPKQLSEVLFTELGLTSTKKGKSHASTDVETLTELLGAHPCIEMLLSYRELFKLKSTYVDALPPLLDKNNRLHTHYHTDATKTGRLSSNNPNLQNIPAKGGWGMKVRAAFVAPKGSKLLSADYNQIELRVMAHLSGDKRLKEIFAAGEDIHTRTAVEILNKKPEEVSKDDRRLAKVVNFGIMYGLSPFGLSRQLKIDRDAAATIIDKYFEEFPGVKAWLDKTLAQAYEKGYVETLGGFRRYLIELKQGNQRVRAAGERQAINSPVQGTAADIIKAAMIKMASKLKSKELKTKMILQVHDELVFEVPDQEIETVYPLIKETMEKTFKLDVPIVIEAKIGQNWGEMNVFRFD from the coding sequence ATGTCAAAACTTGTTCTTGTTGATGGACACGCTCTCTTTCATCGGGCCTTTCACGCCATGCCGCCCTTAACCACTTCCAAGGGAGAACTGGTCAACGCTGTTTACGGCTTTACAGTTATGCTTCTCAAAGTCTTGGAAGATATCAAGCCCGAGTACGCCGCAGTGGCTTTTGATACCAAAGCTCCAACCTTTCGCCACACTCAGTTTACGGGCTACAAAGCCCACCGTATTGCAGCTCCAAGTGAAATGCATGAGCAGTTGCCTCGGGTCAAAGAAGTCGTGAGTCGACTCAATATTCCCATTTTTGTCCTTGAAGGTTACGAAGCTGACGACATCATCGGTACTCTAGCTTCCCAGGCGGTAGATCAAGAAGTTTTTATTGTGACTGGCGACCGTGACGCCCTGCAGCTAGTTAATACTCACGTTAAAACCTACATGCCTGGTAAATCTCTTTCTGACATCATTATCCACGACGGGAGAAGTTTTGAGCAAAAATATGGCTTTAAACCCAAGCAATTGATTGACTTCAAGGCTTTGGTGGGAGATGCCTCCGACAACATTCCCGGAGTCGCCGGAATCGGAGAAGTCAGCGCCACTAAACTGATTGCCGAGTTTGGCTCAGTTGAAGAAATTTATAAAAACTTGGAGAAGATTCCTGAAAAAACTAGCAAAAAACTAGCAGAAGGAGCAGAAAGCGCGGTAATGAGTAAACAATTAGCTACTATCGATACGGCGGTACCAATTAGACTGGATCTCAACAAATGTCTCTTGCACGACTATGACAAAGCTTCCGCAGTCGAACTTTTTGAAGATCTTGAGTTTACTTCTTTGATTAAACGTTTGCCTGGAATCGGAAAAGTCACGCTTAAACCCAAAAACCACGAAGATCAGGGTGAGCTTTTTAATAATGAGGAGTCTGTTGAGCCTGTGAAAAAAACAGAGACTCAGCTTGATGCAGTTTTGCGGGAGATGGAGGAGTATGGAGTACTGATCGACAAAAGTTACTTGGACAAACTTAGTTCAGACATCAACGCGGCCATTGCCAAGTTGGAAAAAGGAATTTACTCTTCGGTCGGTCATGAATTCAATCTCAACTCGCCCAAGCAACTCTCGGAAGTTTTGTTTACTGAGCTTGGTCTGACTTCAACCAAAAAAGGCAAATCACACGCTTCGACTGATGTTGAGACTCTGACAGAACTGCTCGGAGCCCATCCCTGTATTGAAATGCTTTTGTCCTACCGCGAGCTTTTTAAACTCAAATCTACTTATGTTGACGCCTTACCACCCTTGCTTGATAAAAACAACCGACTACATACCCACTACCACACTGACGCGACCAAAACCGGGCGCCTTTCTTCAAACAACCCCAACTTGCAAAATATCCCTGCTAAAGGTGGTTGGGGAATGAAAGTCCGAGCTGCCTTTGTCGCCCCCAAAGGCTCAAAACTGCTTTCGGCTGATTACAATCAGATCGAGCTGCGGGTCATGGCCCACCTCTCCGGAGATAAGCGCCTCAAAGAAATTTTTGCGGCTGGAGAAGATATTCACACTCGTACAGCGGTGGAAATTCTCAACAAAAAACCAGAAGAGGTGAGCAAGGACGATCGGCGGTTGGCCAAAGTTGTCAATTTCGGCATCATGTATGGCCTTTCACCTTTTGGGCTTTCAAGACAACTTAAAATTGACCGAGACGCGGCCGCTACTATTATAGATAAGTACTTTGAAGAGTTTCCGGGAGTAAAAGCTTGGCTCGATAAAACCTTGGCGCAAGCTTACGAGAAAGGCTACGTTGAAACTTTAGGAGGTTTTCGTCGCTACCTGATTGAGCTTAAGCAAGGTAACCAAAGGGTGCGGGCGGCGGGTGAGAGACAAGCGATTAACTCTCCGGTTCAGGGAACAGCGGCTGACATCATCAAGGCGGCAATGATCAAAATGGCCTCGAAGCTAAAATCCAAAGAGCTAAAAACGAAAATGATCCTTCAAGTCCACGACGAGCTCGTCTTTGAAGTTCCTGACCAGGAAATTGAAACTGTTTACCCGTTGATCAAAGAGACGATGGAGAAAACCTTTAAACTAGATGTTCCCATTGTTATAGAAGCCAAGATTGGTCAAAACTGGGGCGAGATGAACGTTTTTCGTTTCGACTAA
- a CDS encoding CAP domain-containing protein has protein sequence MLLRKALLCSIFFFSLATISLVASTSVSASLNTDLVNLINNYRTSKGIGKLSTDQKLTNAACWMAGDMAAKGYFSHTDSLGRNPFTRMDSFGVSGGSRGENIASLTNQSNSAQKIFSGWKASAGHNAIMLTSSYKRVGVANSYRSKNKTYYWVADFASGNASKMTKDCGVSSNTTKASTTKPVATQTEETKPTTSKKTAETKKLGGTEKPKFVPASTSSAGTIWKTYTGDLGQVLSAQSKQNTQLSFGLAIFLLVTSLNIFGVVAWLTISKDNL, from the coding sequence ATGCTGCTGCGCAAAGCTTTGCTGTGCTCAATTTTCTTTTTTTCTTTAGCAACTATTTCTCTAGTTGCCTCTACTTCGGTCTCTGCTTCTCTCAACACTGATCTGGTCAATTTAATCAACAACTACCGTACTAGCAAAGGTATTGGCAAACTGAGCACCGATCAAAAATTAACTAACGCGGCCTGCTGGATGGCGGGAGACATGGCTGCCAAAGGCTACTTTAGCCATACTGATTCACTGGGAAGAAATCCTTTCACCCGCATGGACAGCTTTGGAGTCTCAGGCGGCTCAAGAGGAGAAAACATTGCTTCTTTGACTAATCAGAGTAATTCCGCCCAAAAGATTTTTTCTGGTTGGAAGGCTTCAGCCGGTCACAATGCAATCATGCTCACCAGCAGCTACAAACGCGTTGGCGTGGCCAACTCTTACCGAAGCAAAAACAAAACTTATTATTGGGTCGCCGACTTTGCTTCAGGAAATGCAAGCAAAATGACCAAAGATTGTGGTGTGAGCTCGAATACTACGAAAGCTTCTACCACAAAGCCAGTTGCTACTCAGACTGAGGAAACAAAACCCACCACTAGCAAAAAAACTGCGGAAACAAAGAAACTCGGTGGGACAGAGAAACCAAAATTTGTCCCTGCTTCCACTTCTTCGGCGGGAACAATTTGGAAGACTTACACCGGCGACTTGGGCCAAGTTCTTTCGGCTCAAAGCAAGCAAAATACTCAGCTCAGTTTCGGTCTGGCAATCTTTCTTTTGGTCACGAGCTTGAATATTTTTGGGGTGGTGGCTTGGCTCACAATTTCCAAAGACAATCTTTAG